One Drosophila subobscura isolate 14011-0131.10 chromosome dot, UCBerk_Dsub_1.0, whole genome shotgun sequence DNA segment encodes these proteins:
- the LOC117902950 gene encoding inhibin beta chain gives MRFVLEPQHSQSGRLININRCFYNCPCLCCRQGCCVIVVGCCCCCVNINNSCNKCSSRTSYCSPPLARKKACGPGGLVVSIVVGTIIALARWTTAIATLISSCVLLELCGSGSCANNKPVPVPVTVPTAASATTSSNTDAKLKSLYGHSSYDITNDQQLKSKNLCKMFCNSRNRKRQRRRRRRRRRRSRHSHNGRRTSSNKQQQQQQHQTQQHEIIFRQRLTHSLSAETCASIDALKAINATVSKSNRLRSTPARNVRVSSLKAIISSWPSANSSTIRHCSKIKRNRANLIWLLIGLVWFEVKLINCNAIGSSSSYVSNFVTHKGCTICHEESKANFYSDKDNPHTDYNSYNKYNNNNYFYKKTNRPHNNIAPSDRVRLESIKRQILTKLGLTHKPNVSHPLPKQFIWETIYRADGGRMVSNDAFDSSSSDFGQRSRLQELSPSEINRFNERDGTVFATSDPDPHQDRYRSPVANNFNISRSPKYEKFMRDRTAIRAIQKNHEDDVKSITFKNWPDIRQFKMNSRSGYMSTHQPKNIHTTTIATKQRRNGHGSDSRNSNGVGDRKGTSNAFSKSTYLIDINRSSDSRANTGMNGGIKPNDHVYFNDYSVQVHDKSQYESLHGSSYRNGQHPINIDFSSGNSEDEKHKRNDDSVMSDQENFDREDFFGNTQEIITFAEEGTQYRQYRILEFSPQKERVPSQKLYIRSAQIHIRIDKPPSYWDAKSEQDLHIEHLANTKRKWQASSHHRIKIWVFQLTAGINITEKGIDQAFLFRASFNVDTKRLGWQKFDLTETIRKWYSQNREENLRLLIDCTGCGRRYSLQLFRISMPSSNSKIDNSAHINPNPNRPFLVLHTESTRNRRVRRRAVDCGGALSGQCCKESFYVSFKALGWDDWIIAPRGYFANYCRGDCTGPFRTPDTFQTFHAHFIEEYRKMGLLNGMRPCCAPVKFSSMSLIYYGDDGIIKRDLPKMVVDECGCP, from the exons ATGAGGTTTGTCCTTGAGCCACAGCATTCGCAGTCAGGGCGATTAATAAATATCAACAGATGCTTCTACAATTGCCCATGCCTTTGCTGCCGCCAGGGATGCTGTGTCATTGTTGtaggctgctgttgctgctgcgtcaACATCAACAACTCCTGCAACAAATGCAGCTCGAGGACCAGCTACTGTTCACCGCCACTAGCGCGTAAAAAAGCTTGTGGTCCTGGTGGTTTGGTCGTATCCATTGTAGTGGGTACAATTATTGCGCTCGCTCGTTGGACTACGGCTATAGCAACACTTATATCAAGCTGCGTGTTACTAGAGCTCTGCGGAAGTGGAAGCTGTGCAAACAACAAGCCCGTTCCGGTTCCCGTTACAGTTCCTACTGCAGCCAGCGCcactaccagcagcaacacggATGCCAAGCTTAAGTCCCTATATGGCCATAGTTCATACGATATCACTAATGATCAGCAACTGAAATCGAAGAACctttgcaaaatgttttgcaataGTCGCAATCGCAAGCGACAGCGAAGAAGGCGACGACGACGTAGGCGGCGTAGTAGGCACAGCCATAACGGTAGAAGAACGAGTAGcaataaacagcagcagcaacaacaacaccaaacGCAACAGCATGAAATTATATTCCGGCAAAGACTTACTCATAGCCTTAGCGCTGAGACATGCGCTTCCATAGATGCATTAAAAGCGATTAACGCAACTGTATCAAAATCGAATCGTCTACGAAGCACGCCAGCAAGAAACGTTCGAGTATCCTCTTTAAAGGCTATTATTTCGTCGTGGCCATCGGCGAACAGCAGCACAATTCGTCACTGTTCCAAGATTAAACGTAATCGAGCCAATCTCATCTGGCTGCTCATTGGACTTGTCTGGTTTGAGGTAAAACTAATTAACTGCAATGCTATCGGAAGCAGCAGTAGCTATGTCTCAAATTTTGTGACTCATAAGGGATGCACCATATGTCATGAGGAAAGCAAAGCCAATTTCTACAGCGATAAAG ATAATCCACACACAGACtacaacagctacaacaagtacaataacaacaattatttcTACAAAAAAACTAATCGCCCCCATAACAATATTGCACCAAGCGACAGGGTTCGCTTAGAGTCAATAAAACGGCAAATTTTGACGAAGCTTGGCCTTACCCATAAGCCAAACGTATCGCACCCTTTACCCAAGCAATTTATTTGGGAAACAATTTATCGGGCGGACGGTGGAAGGATGGTTTCTAACGATGCATttgacagcagcagtagcgaTTTCGGTCAGCGTTCACGATTGCAGGAACTATCCCCATCCGAAATAAATAGGTTCAATGAACGAGACGGGACGGTTTTTGCCACTAGTGATCCAGATCCTCATCAGGATCGATATCGCTCTCCGGTTGCAAATAATTTTAACATCAGTAGAAGCcctaaatatgaaaaattcaTGAGAGATCGAACAGCGATCCGAGCCATTCAAAAGAATCACGAAGACGATGTGAAAAGTATAACCTTTAAAAATTGGCCAGATATACGCCAGTTTAAAATGAACTCTCGCAGTGGTTATATGTCTACACACCAGCCAAAGAATATCCATACCACTACCATTGCCACTAAACAGCGGAGAAATGGCCATGGCAGTGACAGCAGGAATAGCAATGGAGTCGGTGACAGAAAAGGCACTTCGAATGCTTTCAGCAAATCTAcatatctgatagatataaaTCGTAGTAGTGATAGTAGGGCCAATACTGGCATGAACGGCGGGATCAAACCAAATGATCATGTTTATTTTAACGATTACAGTGTTCAGGTCCATGACAAAAGCCAGTATGAGTCCCTCCATGGAAGCAGCTACAGAAATGGACAGCATCCAATAAACATCGACTTTTCCAGCGGTAATAGCGAGGATGAAAAACATAAGCGGAACGATGACTCGGTCATGTCAGACCAGGAAAACTTTGATCGTGAAGACTTCTTTGGGAACACTCAGGAAATAATTACGTTTGCTGAAGAAG gaACGCAATATAGACAATATCGAATATTGGAATTTTCTCCACAAAAAGAGCGTGTCCCTAGCCAGAAACTATACATACGCAGTGCTCAGATACACATACGCATCGATAAGCCACCCAGTTACTGGGATGCAAAATCTGAGCAAGATTTACATATTGAACATTTGGCAAATACTAAACGGAAGTGGCAAGCAAGCTCACACCATAGAATCAAAATCTGGGTGTTTCAACTGACAGCAGGAATTAATATTACTGAGAAA GGAATCGACCAGGCGTTCCTGTTCCGTGCATCGTTTAATGTTGACACCAAGCGCCTGGGATGGCAGAAATTCGATCTTACTGAGACCATCCGCAAATGGTATAGCcaaaacagagaagagaatCTACGACTTTTAATTGACTGTACCGGCTGCGGGCGCCGATACTCACTTCAATTATTTCGAATTTCGATGCCAAGTTCTAACTCTAAAATTGATAATTCAGCCCATATAAATCCTAATCCAAATCGACCATTTCTCGTGCTTCATACTGAATCAACCAGGAACCGACGCGTAAGGAGACGAGCAGTGGATTGTGGGGGTGCTTTAAGTGGTCAGTGCTGCAAAGAGTCATTCTATGTATCCTTTAAGGCACTGGGCTGGGATGACTGGATCATAGCGCCAAGAGGATACTTTGCAAATTATTGCAGAGGTGATTGTACGGGACCGTTTAGGACACCCGATACCTTTCAGACATTTCATGCCCATTTTATAGAAGAGTATCGAAAAATGGGACTACTAAATGGCATGCGACCCTGTTGCGCCCCTGTCAAGTTCTCCAGCATGTCGTTAATATATTATGGAGATGATGGTATTATCAAACGTGATTTACCGAAAATGGTCGTCGATGAATGTGGCTGCCCATAA